DNA sequence from the Uloborus diversus isolate 005 chromosome 1, Udiv.v.3.1, whole genome shotgun sequence genome:
aaaatagcaccaaaaaaaaaagagctctctGTTCCCCGTAGTATGCAAAAGATAAAAAGAATtcactgcttttattgaatcaaatgcaTAAAACCATGTAACGTTAAAACAGCAGCAAAGCCGCGTTTGATCACGTGACCCCGACGTCATTGCCATCATGTAATGACCATTGTAACTGTGCtccgcattgaaaaaaaatgtaaaaaaaactattgcgtatttttgaaagttttttttttctgaagaaaagtaaaatgcGTTTACTATTACATAGTTGAATTTTAGAAAAGAGGCCTTTatgaatgattttataaaaaattaaacaaaggaaaaaatgtgaaaacaagggttttttttttcaaaaattcataaaaaatacaaaaattgctctatgtgcaatttttttctcattatacttaaaattaaagttcCTACATTTTAATACACAATTTTGTTTCTGGTGTTATAGTTGGGGTCTGTGGggtaaaatgttctaaaaactgctaaaaatcacataaaacattgaaaattttttttcaaattaaaatatcaatgtaaaCTATAGCCTATAGCATTCCTCAGTAattggactattcaacacaaaaataatttttcaattcgaatcactgtttctgagattagcgcgttcaaacaaactaaactctttagctttatattattagtatagatttgatGTTTTGTAAAGCAATAAGTAAAGTTACTTAAGCTGACAAgtattattaataacaaaaaagTAAAGATTGTTTGAATagatgtttttgttattttttttaaagaaccaattaagaaaattatatctgaaaaaaaattatctctctTGAAAATTTACGATTTGTGCATGCTAATTATTTCTCTTTCGtcttgtaaaaaaagttttaaagcacTACCTGATTAGGAAATGCACTCTAATGCGCTCTCTTTTCATAAAATATCCCTTCAGGCTGTGCTCCTTTTAGTTTTTGGTTGCAAAATTaatactaaaatataaagttgaaaataatttctcttgTAAAAAGCAGTCACACTCACTTTGATTAGCCGTAATATACTCCTTAAGTATTTATTTCACGTTTTACTAATTCTTGAAATGAAATGTCAGtctgaacaaaaacaaaatcagtCTACTGAATGCCCTTTAGGAAAGTACGATGGATTATGAAATAAAATGCCCATCTTTGTGCCTAAAACCTGATTTAATGAGATGTTTACACAAGCTTTTTAGCTTGAGAatcaatatttaaatgttttaattttatccGCTCATTTTATGTCATATTTTTCTGGAGAATTATGTTTTGGAACTCGagctttatttttaaagcaaactgCTTACGCGCAGTAAATTGGGTTTTGTAGTTAtgatttacagaatttttttcctgcttaGAGAAAGTAAATAAAATCGTCATTTTAATGTTGAGTAAGGTTAAATATTTATagatagaaaaatgtttttgattgattgattgatttactggtatcttctttaaaaaaaagtagtggaATGCTAATGATGGCTGTAAAAAGTTACTGAGTTTTGCAATTATTTCATACCCTATCGTGTAAATTACAAAACGGTTATCTCAAACTGAAATGTGCCATTCGTGGGAGAGAAAACTTTTCTggtcaaatgcattcaaaagttTCAAAGTGTTATTATTCCACATAAGAAGGAATTGGCAACTATTCGTTACCAATTTTGTTTTTTGGGGGTTGTGAgttactgttaatttaaattttgtgtatttcaaattaaaattggtTTTAGTAGCTGTTACTTCCTTTCTGAGTATATAAATGGCAGTGTTGTGTATAAAGTTTTATATTCAGTATATTtctcaactttttatttcaaaacgtattttcatatttttattgcaaaatgtcACCCAATCAATATAAGTAAAGTTATAAGCAAGATAACTTATTAatgactgaaaatatttttgtgatagaaaacataaaataaaagaaaaactgagccccaaaattttaacattttcaatgcttcgagaaaattaaaaatttaacatattgACTGATGAAATGAACACCTACCATATTTTTGTAACACACTCAGATCCagtaatattaagttaaaatgtgCATTATTACCATTAATGACGCTAAAGTTAATGTATgtataatgcaatatttggctAACTTTAATACACTATAGCTCTGGTCCCAGTTGAGTCTCCATCATCAAATTGCTATCAGATTTTCATATCATTAAAAAGTGTTATCtgtattaatttcataatttttcactcagtcccttttgaaatatttcactttaaactttgcgaaaatgcaatatttggccaactttaatgcgctataactctagtaccagttgagtctcagtcatctAATTGCTATCACATTTTTATGTCATGAAAAGGTGTTAACTGTAtcgatttcattatttttcactcagtcccctttgaaatatttcactttaaattttgcgaaaatgcAATCGAGTCTCAGTCATCTAATTGCTATCATATTTTTATGTCATGAAAAGGTGCTACCTGTTtcgatttcataatttttcactcagtcccttttgagacattttactttaaactttgccaaaatgtgatttttgcttttttaaaaaatagtaaaaaaaaaaaaaaaaaggccaacgttctcaagcttaaaatttctacaacaaatAGTCCTATTTTATAACTAAACAAGGAAAAATGACGCTTAGACTccctccttttactaattttgcagcACTAAAAATCGTATTTtgtgctaattttcagtttgtagttATGGATTTTTATCTTCCTCTTTCTctctatttaaataatattttgcaagcaaatcatATCTAAGGCATTATTCTGATGGTGttgaatctcccttttagtttcttttggcgaGAAAACATCTCGCCAGTTTTTACAGCAAacctaagtttaagtttaaataagattGCTTTAGGTTTTGTGAATTCCGATTAATGTGGATtttgaagggagccgctggcccttgaaataccagcatgaaccattcctatggttttaattttattttgttcatgttaataaaagttagttttgttttagttgatggtTGTAATGTGGTTACTTGTATAACATTTTGACCAAAATCAACAGATTTACGAACAATATTTAGAACCTCCAAAAttggaactgctgagttctttCATCTGGCGTCCGTGACAGGATTTGATATTGTGATCAGCTGAATCTGAAAAGTCTTGAAATTTACACAGGTAAGCTCAGTTTATTATTATACCTGTTGtaaatattgcattgaatgaaAATGACAAGTACATTAAAAATCCTAAAGAAGAAACGCGGAGGTTTAAGAACACAGACTTCAAAACTGTGTAACAAAATAGATACAGCACTAGAAAGTGAGGAAATCGCAGCAGAGCAGAAAATTGATCTGTTAAGTATTTATAAAGACCAGTTAAATGAAAAgtatgactgcttgaaaaaattaaattcggaTATCCAAGATCTGACTGCCGAGTCagagtttgaaaatgaaatagaaacttcTGAACATTATAGCGAAAGAATAATAGAATTTCGGTACAAGAttactaagtttttaaatgaacgtGCTGCTGAAAGTCAAAAGGAATTGTTTGAGTCATCAATCTCGAAAGATGAAAGTAATTCTCAATCCTTCAAAATTGAGCGTTGTATGAAACTTCCTAAACTTACCATACATAAGTTTTATGGGGACAGCAGTTGCTGGTTGGAATTTTGGGGCCAATTTTCTAATgccattgataaaaacaaaagtttatctcctatcgacaaattttcatatttgaagTCTCTACTTGGTGGCAGCGCTTATAATGCTGTTGCTGGATTTTCACTTACGGCAGAAAATTACAAATCAGCTGTAGATTTGTTGAAAAACAGATATGGTAGAAATGATTTAGTCATTAATGCGCATATGGAGTaagctgttaaatttaaaaccagTGAAAAATTCCTATCACATAAGGGACTTAAGGGAACTTTATGATAATGTTGAAGttcaaattcgaaatttaaactcCCTCGGTGTTACAGCCGGTAGTTACGGACACTTGCTTGctcctattttattgaaattaattccaACTGAAATGGCCCTGGATTTCAATCGTAAACGGTCAAGTATGCCAGATATGGACATCGATGAACttctaacatttataaaaaatgaagttcaatctcGTGAAGCAACAATTCATCTgcagaattctgaaaaatattcttcaagtagtaaaaaggaaaaaaataaacagcagatTAGTAATTACAAATGGGATATTCCCACGACTTCTACAttaactacaaattcaaaaagtgtttgtatATTTTGTGATTCAACAGAACATGATTCGAAATCATGCAAGTCGAAGCCTATTTCTGACAAACGTGAAAAATTGCGGAAGACTGGGCGATGTTATGTTTGTTTTCGTAAATATCACCTATcctcaaattgcaaatttaaaactgaGAGCTGCAAAATATGCAATGGTAACTTTCATCACACATCAATTTGTACCAATAAAACTTTCAAACCCGCAAATGTAAACAGAGATACTGGGGGAGAATCAATTATTGCTTCAGTTTCTCATTGtcggaaaaatattactaatgtaaatactaaagaagtaattttgcaaacttcaTGCGTGAAGGTGGAATCTGATTCGAATTCTaaattgtctttaattctttatgACACGGGAAGTCAAAAAACTTATGtcacagaaaatttaatttcagaattaaacCCTCCATTTTTAAGGCAAGAAAGACTTCAGATATTTTCATTTGGAGCTTTTAAaccgcaaattaaaaattttgatgtcgTTGAGTTGAAGTTATCTCATGTAGATGATAAATCGCGTTGTAGTCATATTGAAGCGTTAGTAACAGATGTGATTTCGAGTGTTAGTATTCACTCCCCCCCACTTAGCAAAGAAGTTATGACTAAACTAGTGTCATACAAGTTTTCGAGTTGTGATAACGTAGGTGGTTCTCAAATCGAGTTATTAATTGGTGCGGATTATTTTTACCAAATCTGTTATGGACCGGTTGAAAAGTTAACAAAATCACTCTTTCTGTGTGATAGTTTGTTGGGGTACTCGCTTTGCGGTTTTGTAGAGGATGGGTCAATGAAAGGGGAAAGAAAATATGTTTGTAGTTTCTCAGTCGTAAGTAGCAAGCTAAGCCCTGATAATGAGCTCGAAAGCTTAAGATTTTTGTGGGAATTGGAATCACTCGGGATTATGCCATCTAGGGAAAATGTTTCAGAAGtagaaaaggaaataattgataaatttgaatcaaacttaaagtttgtaaataACAGATACGAAACTTCTTTATTATGGAAGGAAGATAAGTCTAAAGTTGCGAATAATTTCAGAATTGCAAGAAATCGCTTTGACGATTTAAGTAGAAAACTTGAAAAGGACATTAATTTATTTGGTAGTTATAAAGCTATTGTTTTGGAACAGGAACGTAATGGGGTTATAGAACCATGTTCTGATTCAAAAATCGAAAATAGTTATTTCATGCCTCATAGACCAGTAGTAAGAGAGGATAAGGTAACCTCTAAAGTTAGAATGGTGTTTGATGCTTCTTCaaaggagaaacatttaaattctttaaatgattGTTTATTCCCCGGACCTAATCTTAATCCAAACGTTCTTGATATAATACTTAGTTTTAGGAAACAATGTTGCATTTTGCGCCGATTTAGAAAAGGCTTTTTTGCAAATTGGAATTGCGGAAGAGGACAGGAATTACCTGAAATTTATTTGGTTTAGTAACGAAAGgggtgaattaaaatttatgagatTTTCGAGGGCGGCTTTTGGGGTAAGCTGTTCCCCCTTTATTTTGACTTCTACGATCaagcatcatattaaaaaatatgaaaatcatccccaagtagttaatattttggaTTCATCCATTTATGTAGATGATTTGATATCTGGTGCGAAATCTGATAAAGAAGTGTATTACATATCATCGACagcttcagatatttttaaagaagctgGAATGAATTTGCGGAAATTTAACACTAATTCCGTAAAACTTCGAAAAATGTGGGAAGAAAAGGGAATGTGTGAAACAGCTGAACTTCGTAATGATGCCTTAAAGATCTTGGGTTTACTATGGAATATCAATTCTGATAGCTTTCATTTTGACGTTCCAGACTTTCGCGAGGATTGTAAAATCAATCCTTCAAAACGcgttgttttgaaaactgttccaAAGATATTTGATCCTCTTGGAATTCTTTTACCATTTACTgttaggatgaaaagtttgttgCAAGAAACTTGGCAGCGAGGTATAGGATGGGACGAAAACTTACCTAATGATCTAAAATACGAGTGGGAAAGTTGGTGTTCAGAAATTGATCATTTACTCAAGTTTGAGATACCTCGTAAATATTTTCCGGGgggtttagaaaattttgataccatagaacttcacattttttctgaTGCAAGTCCTAAGGCTTATGGTGCTGTTGCATATTTTCGATGTGCCAAAATTGATAATGAAATTCGGACCGGTCTTGTTTGGGCAAAATGTAGGGTTTCCCCTATAAAACGTTTGACAATCCCTCGCCTCGAACTTATGGGTGCGATAATAGCTGCTAGGatgtgcaaatatttaaaaactgtttttagttctcatgTTTTAGATGTCCATATTTGGTCAGATTCCATTGTCGCGCTACATTGGATAAAGGGTTCACCGATAAACTGGAAGCCATTTGTGGCAAATAGGGTAGAAGAAATACAGTCTTTGACTAACCCCAGAATTTGGAATTTTACTCCAGGGAAAGCCAATCTGGAGATTTGTTGACCAGAGGGGAAAGTTTAACTAGTCTTGTAGAAAATACATTATGGTTTGAAGGTCCAGATTGGTTATCAATGCCTAAAGAAAGGTGGCTGAAGCATGACATTCTTCCCAGCAATAATGattatttgattgaaaagagGTCCAAATTAAATTCTATTCAGCTTTCCTGCAATGTTAAATTACTTACAGAACCATTGCTGGATTTAGGAAAATTTAGTAAACTTAATCGTGTATACAACATCACCGCTTGGATTTTCAGATTccttaataacattaataagaaaaagactAAGCTGTCAAAAAAGCTTACATTGTGCTCTTCACCTGTGGAGTTACTAGAGCTGTTCATCTGGAAGTAGCATCTGACCTCAGCACTAAAACCTTCATCTTAGCtttcaaaagatttgtttcacgTAGAGGACTCTGTAAAATTGTATACAGTGATAATGCCAAGACCTTTATCAAAAGTGATAGTTTACTGAAGGAGATTTGGAGTAAGATTTCCAAAGCTGAGGTTCAGCAGTATTTTACTAAAAACCGAATTGTGTGGAAATTTATTGTACCTAGAGCCAGCTGGTGGGGTGGTTTTTGGGAGCGTATGGTGCGTTCTGTCAAAACGCCCTTGAAGAAAGTTTTAGGACGATCTTGCTTGAGCTATGAAGAGATTCAAACCACTCTCACTGAGATCGAAGCTGTTATAAATGGAAGACCTTTAACTTACGTGTATGATGAAATTAACGAGCCATTTCCCCTAACTCCTTCTCATTTTCTGATAGGCAAGCGCccaaatttctttcctgatattcCTTCTGTGCAGAACCAAAATCCAACAAAAAGACCCTCACGAAATTATTGAGATACAGAGatcaaattttaaaccatttttggaAGCGTTGGAGAACGGAGTACTTACTGGAACTTCGATCTGCAAATCGCATCGTTCCAATAGATACtcctacaaaattcaaaattggagACGTGGTTATAGTTCATGAAGACAAGGTTCCAAAACACATGTGGAAAATAGGAGTTGTTAAAGACCTTTTTTTCGGCAGAGACTCAAAAGTTAGATCTTGTGCTGTTCGAACGCCTTCAGGCGTTGTGAGGAGACCTATACAATTACTGTATAATTTAGAACTTGACATTGAGTCAGTGactcagtaaaaaaaatcttccgtataaaaatgtcatttctgtttacttttaaattgaactttatgttatttcatgtctaattcagactgttatatattttagttagctgttattcatttgaagtttacaccaagtttgtaagtatgttaatttgtttgattgttattatgtttaaaaaaaaaaagttaaatatttgaattttgctgaACATTTCAATTGTTCATCCTGGGGGAGTGTGttgaatctcccttttagtttcttttggcgaGAAAACATCTCGCCAGTTTTTACAGCAAacctaagtttaagtttaaattgaaagattgctTTAGGTTTTGTGAATTCCGATTAATGTGGATtttgaagggagccgctggcccttgaaataccagcatgaaccattcctatggttttaattttattttgtttatgttaata
Encoded proteins:
- the LOC129234281 gene encoding uncharacterized protein LOC129234281, translating into MTSTLKILKKKRGGLRTQTSKLCNKIDTALESEEIAAEQKIDLLSIYKDQLNEKYDCLKKLNSDIQDLTAESEFENEIETSEHYSERIIEFRYKITKFLNERAAESQKELFESSISKDESNSQSFKIERCMKLPKLTIHKFYGDSSCWLEFWGQFSNAIDKNKSLSPIDKFSYLKSLLGGSAYNAVAGFSLTAENYKSAVDLLKNRYGRNDLVINAHME